Part of the Peromyscus leucopus breed LL Stock chromosome 6, UCI_PerLeu_2.1, whole genome shotgun sequence genome, actccagccccagcccctccccagcagCCAGGTGCAGCTATTTTGGTGGGTCCCCAGGTGTTCCTTAACAGCGCCCGATGGTGGGTGGTTCCTTAGGGCTGGACTCTGCATTGTCTAGGCTCCTGCGCCTCTAGTCATTTGTCCGGGGGGGAGGGGCGGCAGCGGCCGAGATTTCTCTTCTTTACGTCTTAAATCTGGGCGGGAGTCAGCCGAGTCTCAAGAGAGGTCAGAGGTAGAGCGAGGGTACTGCTGGGGGTGGTGGAGCTGGCCTGGAGTTGAGAAagccaaggggggaaaaaaaaagtcaaagctcTTGCCCTGGCTGCCTCACTGGCGGACAGGCATCCCCAGCAACCCCCTCCTCACCTACCTGGAGGGCACCACCAGCTGCATGCTCCCATCCCCTGGACCCGGCAGGTCACCTGATGGGTGCCGGCCCTGTGGGTTGGCAGGCAGTGgctttcttgggggtgggggtttggCGGGCCCCTGAGACTGAGAGAGAAGACCAGTTTGGAAGGATGTCATGATTCCCACCCTCGACGGAGCGGCGCTAGCGGTCACCTTCGTCTCCACACAAACCTGTCACTACCAGAGGTGCCGCGGGGTTACCTGCCCCGAGGCACAGGGCGGGGGGCATCCTGTGCTGCCACCATGGCTCTGGGTCGGAGAGGCAATGTCCTGCTTTCCCCTCACTGTTACCTTTGGGTGCCGCACCACCACAGGGTCAGCGGGCAGAGGGCGAGTGGGGGGATTGGATCGCTCAGCCAGCTCAGCCTGAACAAAGAGAGGAGCGGTGGTTCTGAGAGCGGTCAAGGCGAGTGAGCATGCAGAGGCTCCCCGGGGGTCAGCGTGCAAAGTCAGCCGGGGGGTCGGGGGAAAACGGGAGCATGCGCAGGGGGCTTTGGGTGCTTGCCAATAGACAGGAGCCTCGGGGAAGGAAGGTGCGGATCAATCATGGAGTCCCTGGATGGCTGCAGTCCCACTATTGACCACCAGGTGGTAGTAGAGACCACGGCGGGAGGCTCACTCTGCTGCTTCTGGGACTTTGAAGGCGGAGGGGGCACCCTGGTCTCCTAATGAAGAACACCACTGGGGGGAAGCAGGGATGAGAACTGGGACTGGGCATCTAGCCTCCCACCTGTCCTGAGCCAGGGCAAGGCCCAGCCCAGATTTACCTGGAGTTTCTTGGGCACAGGGTTAGGGGGCAGCGGCCTGGAGGGGGGCACCGGCAAGATGACGGCATTAGCTTGCTgagagggcaggaggagcaggcagAGTGGGCAAGAGGAAACAGACAGATGTGGGCAGAAAGGGGTTAGTGTTCAGACCAGGGCCGCAGAGTcccagaggcagggggaaggttCTCAGCTACATGCAGAGGAGCGACATGTAATAAGAGGGCATGCAGGCTGACCCTACACACACCCTCCTGCCGTTAAAGGTAGAGGGCCCTGGGCATTCTGCGGCCTTCCACACGTGATGTCCTGGGCCTTGGCAGATCTTAGCACACGAAGGCCCCTTTGCCCACCACCCCGTTATCCCATGGCACGGGTTGCTGGCGGGTATGCACAGAACCACCTCTCAAAGCTACGGGTTTGGCCAGCTGAGAGAGCTCAGCAGAGCCTCCCGGGGTGACTGGCCCTGCCGCTCTTGCTGTCCTGACTCCCCGGACTGACTGAGCACTCCGAGTCATTTTTTGAGTCTTGAATCTTTAGGCTACCTCTAGGCCCGAGGTAGGCGCAAATAATGCGGACTCCCTTTGCTCTGCCATCCAGGGCTTACCTTAGCGCCTGGCGTCTGCTGGGCCCGCTGTGGAGGTCCTGGCCGTTCAGGAGGGTTTGGTTGGGCTGCCCTGAGTATGAAGAAAGCCGAAGAGAGAATGGGACCACCTGCTGATCTGGGGGGAATTAACCCTTTGGCCCTTGGAAGGTAGCTTTGTGTGGTTTAGGGCAGGGGTGTGGCTGAACAGCCTGGGAGAAGGCTACCTCTCCCCTACTTTGGGGTCCTGAGTGAAGTGGCCTTAGTACCTGGGGTGAAGTTAAGGGATACATGTAGAGATGGTAGACAGTGTGTAGGAATGTGGTCAGGAAATCCAGAGTCTGAGAGTTTGGGATTTAGAAATCGGGGCTAAGGACTGCGTGGCTGGGGCCTTTAAAAGCAGGGGcttgaaagccaggcagtggtggtgcacgcctttaatcccagcactcgggaggcagagccaggcggatctctgtgagttcgaggccagcctgggctaccaagtgagttccaggaaaggtgcaaagctacacagagaaaccctgtctcaaaaaaaaaaaaaaaaaaggagagaaacgCTGTCTCCGAAAACCGAAACAGACAAGAAAGAAGCAGGGTCTTCAGAAGTGTCCTGAATTGAAGGGGACAGCGGCAGGGAAGGGGTGGCCATACCTATACTGGCAGCTGGATCCCTTGAGCTGGCAGAGCCGCTGATGCAGGCGGGCTCGGTGCCAGTAGCTGGCACCGAGGAGGACTagggccaccaccaccaggaggCTGAGCAGCAGGCCCGTGGTCAGGGAGCTGGTTGCTATGGAAAGAGGCCACACTGAGTGAGGGTGGGTATGCCTAAGAACTCGGGGAGAGGACCAAAGAGAAAGGTGATGGGTGGAGCCGTTCACCCTCCCCGGCGCCCCGGGCCCGCTCCTGGCTCACCTCTGAGCTGAGTCACGCAGTCAGGGGGTGCCCAGCCCTCCTCACAGTGGCAGTGTCTGCTGCTGTCACAGACCTGGAGGCACAGAGCAAGCGATGAGGGCATCTGTGAGATGGGACCATTTCCCTGTAgctggctttcctttttttttttttttccccaagaccaGATttcactgggtagccctggctgtcctggaccaggctggcttcaaactcagagatccatctgcctctgcctcccgagggctgcgACTAAAGGCGTGGGCCCACACCGCTGGCCTTCATCTAGCTTTTCAAGAGCTCAGACTTCTCAAACTGGCGGGAATGCTGTGGATTATGGGTAGACATAACctccctcctggagggaggaAGTCTTTATCCATGCCAGGGGAAATGAGAGCAAACTAACCCCTTTAATATGGTGGTCACCAGTTAGCAGCTTTCATACCCATTTCATGCCCTCCAGGACATGGGTACCGTTGATAACACGCTCCCAGGAAGTGGGAAAGACTGAAGCCAGGGTACGTCTGCCTCCAACGTCCCCTTCCCCTTCAGCaggctcccttcccctcccatctcctccaccCAGCTCACCCCATGGCCATGGCATTTGCTCCGACACTCGTGTGCTCCCAGGAGATCCACGGGCTGGCATCGATGGTCGATGCACACCTGTTCCATAGAGAGAAGAGCCAAGGTCGCGTTCTCACAGGGCCTTACCGGGACAGGGACCTGCAAAGCTGTGAGGCTACCCTTTACAGCTATGAAACTGAACTAGACCGCTGAAGAAATAGTCTGGCCTCCTGTGAAGCCTCTGCCCTTGACAGCTGGTGTGGGGGGAAGCCTGGGCACAGGTTGCTGTATTTCAGGTGTTCCTTCTCACCTGGTCTCAACCACCCAGGCTACTCACCAGGCCAGGGCCACAGGCAGtgccaggcagagccaggagaggcTGAGCCACATCGTTGCCCAGGtccaggtgtgcccagctgcagTTCAGCCGCCTCCCATTGGCTTGCAGGACCTCCGAGAGCAGGTCTTGAACTGAGCCCAGCAGAGGCTGGCTCCCCCGCCACTGGCACTGGAGCTGTCCACAGACGGCATCTCTaggggcagagagaaaggcaagCAGGGTCGGCAGAGGCTGCACCCAGGTTCCCACAAACTCAGGCGGAGCCAGTGTTCCCCACTTACCTAGGGGCGCAGGGCACGTAGCTGCCGTTGGGGCTGCGCCCACAGCTCCCGAAGGCATTACCCCGAGTGTTGGCTGTCTGGAGGCAAAGCGGTGCAGCAGGCTGGGCCCCAGGTCCCCAGAGCGACTGGCACTGCTGGGCGTAGGAGGCACAGCGCCCGTGCATACACACAGCCTGTCCGTCAGCACAGGGTTCACCGTCCCCCAGCCTGAGGTCAGCGGGGCACTGGGAACTATCTCCTGGGCAGAACTCGGGCAAATCACAATCGTCTCTGCGAGGGCGGCACTGCCAGCCGGCTGGGTGCAACTGTGGAGGGTGGTCAGCGTCAAAGTGGGTCCTGGGCAGATTCAGCCAGGAGCTCAGGGTCACAGAGGTCAGAATGACTCGTGGACCCTGTCACCTGGCCGGTGAGCTCCGGGGCGGCTGGTCTCCGGTCTGTGCCCACCTTGCAGTTCTGACAGCAGGGTCCATCGGAGGCACACTGTGCTCCTGGCCGCAGCTGGCAGGTGAAGGAGTCACAGCAAGGATCGGTGCATTCCTGCAGGCAAGGGGTCAGGGGAAGCTGAGTCTCAGAGCAGCGCTCAAGCCTTCCCACCTCCCGGAGAGCGAACCCAGGTGTCAACGCcacacagagaagacaggaaggccCCCTCAGAAAGCTACTCGGGAGACGGGAGACGTAGGAAGGGCTGAAGAGTCAGGATGAAGGTGCAGCTGGGAGAGGGCCAGGCTTCGGGTCAGGGGCTCACATCTGGGAAACCACAGTCACACTGCTCGCCAGGGTCCACAAACGTATTTCCACACAAAGAGGACATGGGGGCCAGGCTGGGCAGCCGTTCCAAGAGGCAGCTGCCCATCCCATCGAGGAGGGCTTTTTCCAGGGCCTGTCGGCTGCAGTTGCTGAAGTTCAAACCTGGTAGGAAACTGGGCAGAGGGGCAAGGAGGGCTGGGCTGGAAGCTCTCCTAGCTTGCCTTACCCTCCTGCATCCTAActcaccctgccccccaccctcctCATCCTCCCAGTTACTCACTCTGTGGAGGCTTCCATGATGCAGCTCTTGGCTGGGGCTGGACCCGGACAGGGACAACTGCTCCCAGGTGAATCATGGTCTAGACCCAGGCTGTGGCCCAACTCATGGGCGATTGAGGAGGCAACTCCTAAGATGCTTGTGGAATGGTCCTGTCATTGGGGAGGGAGATAACCCCAGCTctagctccagccccagcctggacTCAATACAATGGCCACCtgactccccattccctcctcatcCACTCTCCTGGATACTGTCTTCCTCCTTAAATGCTTCTAAAGTAGGCAAGTGCAAGCCTGCGTGACAGGACATACTGAGTTCTAGCTCAACTCTGTactacacccccccccaacctccAACACACTGTATAGCCCCTCTGCCTGTGGGCCTCAGAAATGCCAAGGTGTCATAAATGACAGCTCTGTATACTATGATAAACTGGCCACAAACGCGTCCCCTGACAAGTCAAGGCCACTTCGTGGACTCTaccctctttttttgtttttgttttttcgagacagggtttctccatgtagtttcggtgcctgtcctggatctctgtagaccaggctggcctcgaactcacagagatctgcctgcctctgcctccgagtgctgggattaaaggtgtgcgccaccactgcccggcgactcTACCCTTTTTGGGCACAGTTTTGAGGCTGGTGAAGTCTGAAGGGAGCTTTCAGTGAGTAAAGGCTCCATACACAGGAGATGTGTACCTGGAAGTGAGGAGACCCTCAGGTAACTTACCATATTCACACCTCCTGAGAAGTCGGGGGAACAGATGGAGTTCTGAATGGCCATGCCCACCATGGGCCCAGAGAAAGAAGTACCACTGCGGGACAGAGGTGAGAGGTCAGGGTCCAAAGCCGTTGTCGGGGCTCCGGAGGACTTGAAGGGATATGAGCTGGGCGCCGACGAGCAAGCACAGGGTCCCAGGAGCTGAGCTTGGGGATCCTTACGTCACCAGCTGGGCACTGTCGTGGGGCAGCCGAGGCAGCAGGTCCGTCCGGCGCCAGCGGAGGAAGTTGTCTAGCAGGACAGCTGGGTTGGAACTCATCTCTATCAGGTCATGCTGGGTCCATGCCTCTAGACCCACAAGGGCTACCCGGACCTTCAAGGGCTGGAAGAACTGAAAGGGCTGGGACTCAGTAAAGGGGCTGGGCCTGCAGCGGGGGATGTGGGGGGAGCTGCGGGACTCCTGGCCAGCCCAGACTCACCGTGTCTAGCAGGAGGGCCACTTCCAGTGTTCGGTTCAGCAGCTGTTGGAAGTCAGGGTACTTTCTGACCTGGGGGCCAAGAGGGGTTCCCTTGAAATACAATACGGCGGGAAAGTGGGGGCAGGGTGAGCGGCAGAGGGCTGGGGACTCAGCACACTCACCTCGGAGTTGTCAGCCACTATCACCAGCTCAACCGTTTTGGTCTCTGTTACCACATCCCGCTTAAGCTGTGGAgaagatgggggggagggggtgtcaggCAGATCCCCCCCCGAGGGCCATGGCCTCAGGCTGAGCGAGCTGTGTCCAGGCCCACTCTGAGTAGTCAGAGGATGGAGACCGCATGGGAAGCCCGAGAGGCCAGAGACCTGCCCATCCTGGACCAAAAATAGATGAAGCTGGTCAGAGGCCCCTACTTTTCCCACTCCAAACGCTGCTGCttctagttaaaaacaaaaacccagcttttggtgttttgagacagtacagctcaggctggcagtgaagtcagaatcctcctgcctccgcttcccaaaCAACTGCTAGGATTTGTGTACCCCCAAACCTGGCTCCTCTCAAGGTTTAAAAATACtaatgccaggcatagtggcgcacgcctttaatcccagcacttgggagacagaggcagtggatctctgtgagttcaaggccagcctggtctataaagcgagttcccacccagccagccagggctacacagtgagaccgtgtctcaaaaggagaaacaaaaaaccaactgaATGACAGCCGACGCCATCCAATACACGATTCCGGGTGCAGGTTCTCAGCACTCGACATGCCGACTGACCTTGGTTTTCACACTCTATTGTAATCTCCACCTTGGTAAATGAAGAAAGTGTGTTTGTATTGCTTTCTAGGTGGAAGTTTCTACTCAAGTGAATGCTCTCTGCAATGGGCCTAGAAGATAGAGGAGGTATTTGGGATGAACCCTGAATCTTACATATACTGTTTACTAGTGTATGGCCTCAGGTGAGTCCCCTAACCACGCTGTCTCTTCATCTGAAGAGAGAGAGCTCCTGGCAGCCTCTGCCTTCCGGGGTCGCTGGGACGAGCAGAGGAGGACGGCGCTACTGTCACCGTGAACTGGGCTCCGAGTCAGCCCAGGGCTGCTTCCATGCCTCCTCACCCTGTGAATGTGCTGCTGCCCCAGGAGGAGGTCTGGTCCAGCTTGAGTGGGCACAGGTGCATGCCAGCTTGGGGCACAGGTGTGGCCTGGCAGGAGGAGGTCCTGGGTCCGAGAAACAAGGAGAGGACCCTGCAGGTCTCCAGGCCCCTGCTCCAGTGCATAGCTTCTCTCTGGGGACAGGACCACCAACCCCCTAAGGAAGAAGGCGGAGTCAGAGCATTTCGGGTTCCTGCTTGGGTAGCCTCTTCCCGGATGTCAGACCCACCCACAGTACCTGATCCCGGAGCAGGCACAGAGGGAGACCCGTGAGCCGGGGCGGCCCCGCACACCTCCTCGGTAGCAGCAGCTCTCCTAAAGCAGGGAGGCCCCATCAGCTAGCACCCGCTCGCAGGGAAGACCAGAGAACCCCGGAGTCCAGCTTGCCGGCCAAGtgtcctcccacttcctccaggactgccacctcccatcctcctcctcctcctctctgcccaggCCAGAAACGGCAGAAGAGAGCCTGACTCACCAGACTGTGCCCCTCACTGATCACCCGGGTGCCATCAGGCTGGTACCACACCAGAGTTGGGCGGCCGGGGACTAGATCTCTGTGACAAAAGCAAGGCCGTGTCTGAGCCACTTCCTAGGGGGTTGCGGTGACAAGCTAGTGGGGTGGCAAGG contains:
- the Adam15 gene encoding disintegrin and metalloproteinase domain-containing protein 15 isoform X3; translated protein: MRLALLWALGLLGAGSPRPSPPLPNIGGRTGEQQQQEAKPERALSGSLERQVVQDSPPVSLAELLQTGLPEALRVRVELDGESHVLELLQNRDLVPGRPTLVWYQPDGTRVISEGHSLESCCYRGGVRGRPGSRVSLCACSGIRGLVVLSPERSYALEQGPGDLQGPLLVSRTQDLLLPGHTCAPSWHAPVPTQAGPDLLLGQQHIHRLKRDVVTETKTVELVIVADNSEVRKYPDFQQLLNRTLEVALLLDTFFQPLKVRVALVGLEAWTQHDLIEMSSNPAVLLDNFLRWRRTDLLPRLPHDSAQLVTGTSFSGPMVGMAIQNSICSPDFSGGVNMDHSTSILGVASSIAHELGHSLGLDHDSPGSSCPCPGPAPAKSCIMEASTDFLPGLNFSNCSRQALEKALLDGMGSCLLERLPSLAPMSSLCGNTFVDPGEQCDCGFPDECTDPCCDSFTCQLRPGAQCASDGPCCQNCKLHPAGWQCRPRRDDCDLPEFCPGDSSQCPADLRLGDGEPCADGQAVCMHGRCASYAQQCQSLWGPGAQPAAPLCLQTANTRGNAFGSCGRSPNGSYVPCAPRDAVCGQLQCQWRGSQPLLGSVQDLLSEVLQANGRRLNCSWAHLDLGNDVAQPLLALPGTACGPGLVCIDHRCQPVDLLGAHECRSKCHGHGVCDSSRHCHCEEGWAPPDCVTQLRATSSLTTGLLLSLLVVVALVLLGASYWHRARLHQRLCQLKGSSCQYRAAQPNPPERPGPPQRAQQTPGAKAELAERSNPPTRPLPADPVVVRHPKSQGPAKPPPPRKPLPANPQGRHPSGDLPGPGDGSMQLVVPSRPAPPPPAVPSLYL
- the Adam15 gene encoding disintegrin and metalloproteinase domain-containing protein 15 isoform X5 gives rise to the protein MRLALLWALGLLGAGSPRPSPPLPNIGGRTGEQQQQEAKPERALSGSLERQVVQDSPPVSLAELLQTGLPEALRVRVELDGESHVLELLQNRDLVPGRPTLVWYQPDGTRVISEGHSLESCCYRGGVRGRPGSRVSLCACSGIRGLVVLSPERSYALEQGPGDLQGPLLVSRTQDLLLPGHTCAPSWHAPVPTQAGPDLLLGQQHIHRLKRDVVTETKTVELVIVADNSEVRKYPDFQQLLNRTLEVALLLDTFFQPLKVRVALVGLEAWTQHDLIEMSSNPAVLLDNFLRWRRTDLLPRLPHDSAQLVTGTSFSGPMVGMAIQNSICSPDFSGGVNMDHSTSILGVASSIAHELGHSLGLDHDSPGSSCPCPGPAPAKSCIMEASTDFLPGLNFSNCSRQALEKALLDGMGSCLLERLPSLAPMSSLCGNTFVDPGEQCDCGFPDECTDPCCDSFTCQLRPGAQCASDGPCCQNCKLHPAGWQCRPRRDDCDLPEFCPGDSSQCPADLRLGDGEPCADGQAVCMHGRCASYAQQCQSLWGPGAQPAAPLCLQTANTRGNAFGSCGRSPNGSYVPCAPRDAVCGQLQCQWRGSQPLLGSVQDLLSEVLQANGRRLNCSWAHLDLGNDVAQPLLALPGTACGPGLVCIDHRCQPVDLLGAHECRSKCHGHGVCDSSRHCHCEEGWAPPDCVTQLRATSSLTTGLLLSLLVVVALVLLGASYWHRARLHQRLCQLKGSSCQYRAAQPNPPERPGPPQRAQQTPGAKSQGPAKPPPPRKPLPANPQGRHPSGDLPGPGDGSMQLVVPSRPAPPPPAVPSLYL
- the Adam15 gene encoding disintegrin and metalloproteinase domain-containing protein 15 isoform X7, translated to MRLALLWALGLLGAGSPRPSPPLPNIGGRTGEQQQQEAKPERALSGSLERQVVQDSPPVSLAELLQTGLPEALRVRVELDGESHVLELLQNRDLVPGRPTLVWYQPDGTRVISEGHSLESCCYRGGVRGRPGSRVSLCACSGIRGLVVLSPERSYALEQGPGDLQGPLLVSRTQDLLLPGHTCAPSWHAPVPTQAGPDLLLGQQHIHRLKRDVVTETKTVELVIVADNSEVRKYPDFQQLLNRTLEVALLLDTFFQPLKVRVALVGLEAWTQHDLIEMSSNPAVLLDNFLRWRRTDLLPRLPHDSAQLVTGTSFSGPMVGMAIQNSICSPDFSGGVNMDHSTSILGVASSIAHELGHSLGLDHDSPGSSCPCPGPAPAKSCIMEASTDFLPGLNFSNCSRQALEKALLDGMGSCLLERLPSLAPMSSLCGNTFVDPGEQCDCGFPDECTDPCCDSFTCQLRPGAQCASDGPCCQNCKLHPAGWQCRPRRDDCDLPEFCPGDSSQCPADLRLGDGEPCADGQAVCMHGRCASYAQQCQSLWGPGAQPAAPLCLQTANTRGNAFGSCGRSPNGSYVPCAPRDAVCGQLQCQWRGSQPLLGSVQDLLSEVLQANGRRLNCSWAHLDLGNDVAQPLLALPGTACGPGLVCIDHRCQPVDLLGAHECRSKCHGHGVCDSSRHCHCEEGWAPPDCVTQLRATSSLTTGLLLSLLVVVALVLLGASYWHRARLHQRLCQLKGSSCQYRAAQPNPPERPGPPQRAQQTPGAKGRHPSGDLPGPGDGSMQLVVPSRPAPPPPAVPSLYL
- the Adam15 gene encoding disintegrin and metalloproteinase domain-containing protein 15 isoform X4, which encodes MRLALLWALGLLGAGSPRPSPPLPNIGGRTGEQQQQEAKPERALSGSLERQVVQDSPPVSLAELLQTGLPEALRVRVELDGESHVLELLQNRDLVPGRPTLVWYQPDGTRVISEGHSLESCCYRGGVRGRPGSRVSLCACSGIRGLVVLSPERSYALEQGPGDLQGPLLVSRTQDLLLPGHTCAPSWHAPVPTQAGPDLLLGQQHIHRLKRDVVTETKTVELVIVADNSEVRKYPDFQQLLNRTLEVALLLDTFFQPLKVRVALVGLEAWTQHDLIEMSSNPAVLLDNFLRWRRTDLLPRLPHDSAQLVTGTSFSGPMVGMAIQNSICSPDFSGGVNMDHSTSILGVASSIAHELGHSLGLDHDSPGSSCPCPGPAPAKSCIMEASTDFLPGLNFSNCSRQALEKALLDGMGSCLLERLPSLAPMSSLCGNTFVDPGEQCDCGFPDECTDPCCDSFTCQLRPGAQCASDGPCCQNCKLHPAGWQCRPRRDDCDLPEFCPGDSSQCPADLRLGDGEPCADGQAVCMHGRCASYAQQCQSLWGPGAQPAAPLCLQTANTRGNAFGSCGRSPNGSYVPCAPRDAVCGQLQCQWRGSQPLLGSVQDLLSEVLQANGRRLNCSWAHLDLGNDVAQPLLALPGTACGPGLVCIDHRCQPVDLLGAHECRSKCHGHGVCDSSRHCHCEEGWAPPDCVTQLRATSSLTTGLLLSLLVVVALVLLGASYWHRARLHQRLCQLKGSSCQYRAAQPNPPERPGPPQRAQQTPGAKAELAERSNPPTRPLPADPVVVRHPKGRHPSGDLPGPGDGSMQLVVPSRPAPPPPAVPSLYL
- the Adam15 gene encoding disintegrin and metalloproteinase domain-containing protein 15 isoform X1 gives rise to the protein MRLALLWALGLLGAGSPRPSPPLPNIGGRTGEQQQQEAKPERALSGSLERQVVQDSPPVSLAELLQTGLPEALRVRVELDGESHVLELLQNRDLVPGRPTLVWYQPDGTRVISEGHSLESCCYRGGVRGRPGSRVSLCACSGIRGLVVLSPERSYALEQGPGDLQGPLLVSRTQDLLLPGHTCAPSWHAPVPTQAGPDLLLGQQHIHRLKRDVVTETKTVELVIVADNSEVRKYPDFQQLLNRTLEVALLLDTFFQPLKVRVALVGLEAWTQHDLIEMSSNPAVLLDNFLRWRRTDLLPRLPHDSAQLVTGTSFSGPMVGMAIQNSICSPDFSGGVNMDHSTSILGVASSIAHELGHSLGLDHDSPGSSCPCPGPAPAKSCIMEASTDFLPGLNFSNCSRQALEKALLDGMGSCLLERLPSLAPMSSLCGNTFVDPGEQCDCGFPDECTDPCCDSFTCQLRPGAQCASDGPCCQNCKLHPAGWQCRPRRDDCDLPEFCPGDSSQCPADLRLGDGEPCADGQAVCMHGRCASYAQQCQSLWGPGAQPAAPLCLQTANTRGNAFGSCGRSPNGSYVPCAPRDAVCGQLQCQWRGSQPLLGSVQDLLSEVLQANGRRLNCSWAHLDLGNDVAQPLLALPGTACGPGLVCIDHRCQPVDLLGAHECRSKCHGHGVCDSSRHCHCEEGWAPPDCVTQLRATSSLTTGLLLSLLVVVALVLLGASYWHRARLHQRLCQLKGSSCQYRAAQPNPPERPGPPQRAQQTPGAKQANAVILPVPPSRPLPPNPVPKKLQAELAERSNPPTRPLPADPVVVRHPKSQGPAKPPPPRKPLPANPQGRHPSGDLPGPGDGSMQLVVPSRPAPPPPAVPSLYL
- the Adam15 gene encoding disintegrin and metalloproteinase domain-containing protein 15 isoform X2; translated protein: MRLALLWALGLLGAGSPRPSPPLPNIGGRTGEQQQQEAKPERALSGSLERQVVQDSPPVSLAELLQTGLPEALRVRVELDGESHVLELLQNRDLVPGRPTLVWYQPDGTRVISEGHSLESCCYRGGVRGRPGSRVSLCACSGIRGLVVLSPERSYALEQGPGDLQGPLLVSRTQDLLLPGHTCAPSWHAPVPTQAGPDLLLGQQHIHRLKRDVVTETKTVELVIVADNSEVRKYPDFQQLLNRTLEVALLLDTFFQPLKVRVALVGLEAWTQHDLIEMSSNPAVLLDNFLRWRRTDLLPRLPHDSAQLVTGTSFSGPMVGMAIQNSICSPDFSGGVNMDHSTSILGVASSIAHELGHSLGLDHDSPGSSCPCPGPAPAKSCIMEASTDFLPGLNFSNCSRQALEKALLDGMGSCLLERLPSLAPMSSLCGNTFVDPGEQCDCGFPDECTDPCCDSFTCQLRPGAQCASDGPCCQNCKLHPAGWQCRPRRDDCDLPEFCPGDSSQCPADLRLGDGEPCADGQAVCMHGRCASYAQQCQSLWGPGAQPAAPLCLQTANTRGNAFGSCGRSPNGSYVPCAPRDAVCGQLQCQWRGSQPLLGSVQDLLSEVLQANGRRLNCSWAHLDLGNDVAQPLLALPGTACGPGLVCIDHRCQPVDLLGAHECRSKCHGHGVCDSSRHCHCEEGWAPPDCVTQLRATSSLTTGLLLSLLVVVALVLLGASYWHRARLHQRLCQLKGSSCQYRAAQPNPPERPGPPQRAQQTPGAKQANAVILPVPPSRPLPPNPVPKKLQAELAERSNPPTRPLPADPVVVRHPKGRHPSGDLPGPGDGSMQLVVPSRPAPPPPAVPSLYL
- the Adam15 gene encoding disintegrin and metalloproteinase domain-containing protein 15 isoform X6 → MRLALLWALGLLGAGSPRPSPPLPNIGGRTGEQQQQEAKPERALSGSLERQVVQDSPPVSLAELLQTGLPEALRVRVELDGESHVLELLQNRDLVPGRPTLVWYQPDGTRVISEGHSLESCCYRGGVRGRPGSRVSLCACSGIRGLVVLSPERSYALEQGPGDLQGPLLVSRTQDLLLPGHTCAPSWHAPVPTQAGPDLLLGQQHIHRLKRDVVTETKTVELVIVADNSEVRKYPDFQQLLNRTLEVALLLDTFFQPLKVRVALVGLEAWTQHDLIEMSSNPAVLLDNFLRWRRTDLLPRLPHDSAQLVTGTSFSGPMVGMAIQNSICSPDFSGGVNMDHSTSILGVASSIAHELGHSLGLDHDSPGSSCPCPGPAPAKSCIMEASTDFLPGLNFSNCSRQALEKALLDGMGSCLLERLPSLAPMSSLCGNTFVDPGEQCDCGFPDECTDPCCDSFTCQLRPGAQCASDGPCCQNCKLHPAGWQCRPRRDDCDLPEFCPGDSSQCPADLRLGDGEPCADGQAVCMHGRCASYAQQCQSLWGPGAQPAAPLCLQTANTRGNAFGSCGRSPNGSYVPCAPRDAVCGQLQCQWRGSQPLLGSVQDLLSEVLQANGRRLNCSWAHLDLGNDVAQPLLALPGTACGPGLVCIDHRCQPVDLLGAHECRSKCHGHGVCDSSRHCHCEEGWAPPDCVTQLRATSSLTTGLLLSLLVVVALVLLGASYWHRARLHQRLCQLKGSSCQYRAAQPNPPERPGPPQRAQQTPGAKQANAVILPVPPSRPLPPNPVPKKLQWCSSLGDQGAPSAFKVPEAAE
- the Adam15 gene encoding disintegrin and metalloproteinase domain-containing protein 15 isoform X8, with product MRLALLWALGLLGAGSPRPSPPLPNIGGRTGEQQQQEAKPERALSGSLERQVVQDSPPVSLAELLQTGLPEALRVRVELDGESHVLELLQNRDLVPGRPTLVWYQPDGTRVISEGHSLESCCYRGGVRGRPGSRVSLCACSGIRGLVVLSPERSYALEQGPGDLQGPLLVSRTQDLLLPGHTCAPSWHAPVPTQAGPDLLLGQQHIHRLKRDVVTETKTVELVIVADNSEVRKYPDFQQLLNRTLEVALLLDTFFQPLKVRVALVGLEAWTQHDLIEMSSNPAVLLDNFLRWRRTDLLPRLPHDSAQLVTGTSFSGPMVGMAIQNSICSPDFSGGVNMDHSTSILGVASSIAHELGHSLGLDHDSPGSSCPCPGPAPAKSCIMEASTDFLPGLNFSNCSRQALEKALLDGMGSCLLERLPSLAPMSSLCGNTFVDPGEQCDCGFPDECTDPCCDSFTCQLRPGAQCASDGPCCQNCKLHPAGWQCRPRRDDCDLPEFCPGDSSQCPADLRLGDGEPCADGQAVCMHGRCASYAQQCQSLWGPGAQPAAPLCLQTANTRGNAFGSCGRSPNGSYVPCAPRDAVCGQLQCQWRGSQPLLGSVQDLLSEVLQANGRRLNCSWAHLDLGNDVAQPLLALPGTACGPGLVCIDHRCQPVDLLGAHECRSKCHGHGVCDSSRHCHCEEGWAPPDCVTQLRATSSLTTGLLLSLLVVVALVLLGASYWHRARLHQRLCQLKGSSCQYRAAQPNPPERPGPPQRAQQTPGAKWCSSLGDQGAPSAFKVPEAAE